Within Metabacillus sp. KUDC1714, the genomic segment AACCACGGGGATTTCCATGAAGACTGCATGAATATCATCATGAATGACCTTATTGAGTTAATGGATCCTCGTTATATTGAGGTATGGGGGAAATTCACGCCAAGAGGTGGGATTTCAATTGATCCTTATACAAACTATGGGAAGCCAGGAACAAAATATGAAGAAATGGCGAGCTATCGCTTAATGAATCATGACTTGTATCCTGAAACGGTTGATAATAGATAAATGATGTTTTTACAAAAGCAAAACGCGAAGAATGAAATATTCTTCGCGTTTTGCTTTATATTATGAGAATGAGTCTTTAACAATTTTATAGTTTTTGTGATTTACAACTGTACGTCTATCAAGATCTAAATCTCTGAAGTTTTCCATATAGGTTAAGTCAACAATTACAGAATTTTCATTAACCTTTTCAACAACACCTGTTAATCCTTCTCTAAATTCAATGATACTTCCAACTTTAGCGATTTTCATTGCCTCGCTCCTTTACATATTCTTCGACGATCAGGATCTCTATTTGTCTTACTCTAATCAATCTAAGTATTTGCTGGCGCCTTGAGCCTTAGGCACTAATTTATAAACTGTAAAACACTTTATTAGCATTATTTAACACTATTTTTTCTAGTAAGTAAAGCCTTTCATTCTATTTAGTGAAAAAAACTTTACAGATGATGGATATTCATCATTAACCAACAATTAATGACAATAATCAACACGTTTTATAAGAGGGAAATGATTATGTATGATATATTTAAATAATATTGATTCAAGGGAGCGTTTATTATGACAGGGGCAGGTTTAGTATTAGAAGGTGGAGGGATGAGAGGAATTTATACTGCTGGTGTCTTAGAGTATTTTATGGAACAAGAGCTATATTTTCCTTATGTTATTGGGGTATCAGCAGGTGCTTGCTTTGGAGCATCATATCTTTCAAGACAAAAAGGTAGAAATCGTAAAGTGAATATTGATTATATTACACATCCTAACTATCTATCATTTCAAAATTTTTTAAAGCACCGTCAACTATTTGGAATGGATTTTCTTTTTGACGAAATGCCAAAAAGAATCGTTCCATTTGACTTTGATATGTTTTATCGTGGATCTGAGGAGTTTGTAGTAGCTACAACAGATTGTCATACAGGGTTACCGCATTATTTTAACAGAGCGGACTATGGAAAGGATCTATTAACCATTATTCGAGCATCTAGTTCATTACCCTTTATAGCACCAATTGTTGAATACAATGGTAAAGCGTTATTAGATGGTGGCATAGTAGATTCTATTCCTATAAAGAAAGCAGAAAGTGATGGAAACAAAAAGAATGTGGTAATTTTAACGAAAGAGGGATCTTACATAAAGAAAAAGTCAAATATTCGATGGCTTCTTAATCGTTCCTATCGCAAGTATCCAAAGCTCATTGAAGCGGTTTTAACGAGGTATGAGATGTATAATGAAACAGTTGCTTATATTGAAAAGCAGGAGAAGAATGGATCTGCTTTTGTGATTAGACCTAGTAATAATCTTAAAGTAGGTAGAATCGAACGGAATCCCAAAAAGCTTGAACATTTATATTCACTAGGCATGCAGGATGCAAGAAGAGAATTTGCTCGATTAAAAAGCTGGTTACAAGACTGATAATACGGTGATACCAATTGAATGGCACAATTTAAGACGAAGTCAGCTAATTGAATTGTTGTACAAGTGTTTACTTGAGGAATGGTAAAATAAAATATAAGATAATTTCGATTGATTATAGGAGGGTATGGCTATGGATGAACGAACGATTCATGAGATATTAGATAAGCTTAAAAGTGGTGAATTACATGAATACCATGTTGGGAAGGATCTGTTTCTAAGTTTTCGAAATATATTAATTAATCGAACAGATTTTAAGCATTTTCGCGGAATCGCACAACAAGGTGGGAGTATCATCTATCGATATTTAAAAGAGCCAAGAAGTTAAGGAATTAACTTCTTGGCTCTTTGCCGTATTAAGCATTCTTTTTAAGTATTAAAATTTAAAAAGGAAGAAGATTGTTTAAATTGAATCATTTGAGAAAAAAGATATATATTGACTGAATTTAGAAGGGGCAAGGGATTAATGTTTTATGTCCGTGACAAAATCATAAAGTTTTGGAATACCTACCATAAATTGAGGGATGTCCTGTAAGGATAAACCTGTTAGTCTTGTTCATGTAGCCAAGAGAACGATAGCTTAATAAAATTAGAAACTTGTACCTTAGGAGGTTACGAAAATATGAAAAAGACAATCTTAAAACTTGTTGCTGTTTCAACATTAGCTTTATCGCTCATTGCGATGTCAGCTCCACAATCAAAAGCTAGTGCTGCAACAACACACCAAGTTCAATCAGGTGATACGTTCTGGTTAATTGGTAAGAAGCATGGAGTGTCTGTCAAATCGTTAATGTCGACAAATAAAAAATCAACACCATTACTATTGGTAGGAGAAAAATTAGTTATACCTCAAACAATTACAGCAGCAGAAAAAGATTTATTAGCAAGACTTGTACATGCAGAAGCTAAAGGAGAATCATATGCAGGTAAGGTCGCTGTTGCATCTGTTGTATTGAATCGTGTTGATAGTGAATTATTCCCAAATGATATTAAGAGTGTTATTCATCAAAAAGATCAAGGTTATTATGCATTTTCACCGGTACAAGATGGTGCGATTAATGAACCAGCAGATGCTAAATCAAAGGAAGCTGTTCAGGAAGCACTAGCATTCCGTGGCATGGGTAACCATTCATTGTACTTCTATAACCCTAAAACAGCAAAAAGTACGTGGATTACATCACGTGAAGTAACAGTTAGAATTGGTAACCATGTATTTGCGAAGTAATTTTTGAAAATAAAGCTTATTACTAAAGAGGATGATCTTATAAGGTCATCCTCTTTTTGTTGTAATTATAAGGATAATGCTAGATCGCTAAGCAAGGCTTTCTATTATTGGTGCATAATTCCATACATAGTTGGCATGCTATTAAGAATAAAGATAATCGGTCGTACATGTTGAATAAACGGGCAATTTGTTAAGAATAAAGAAGCGTGTGGTGTGACAAATGGATAAAATGAAATATGAAAGTGGCAAAGATAAGCCTTCATTAGCAACAGTATTTGCACGATTTAGAATGTCATCTGATTTTCTTCAATATCAAGATGGTACAAATCATGTGAAATATTGGGTTTCATATATAAGAACATTAGTTGATGTACAAACACTTCAACAAACAATCATGCCTTTCTTGAAAAGTGATCAATGGAAAACATTAGAGGAGTTAAAAAAAGGGATCCCTATTGAAAATATCATACTTACAATTGATACAGATGTGATTAAGGAAAAGCTTCTTGAGGGGTATATAGTAGTATGTTTGTCTGAATATGGTCTACCTTGTGCTCTTGTTAAGGCAACAATAAATAAGGCTCGTGATGTATCACTTCCAGAAGTAGAATTTAGTGTTGTTGGTCCAAAAGAGGCATTCGTTGAATCGATTGAGTCAAATATTAACTTGATTAGAAAACGGGTAACTAGTGATAAATTGCGAATTTTTGAAATGAAGGTTGGGGATTTATCTAATACGAAGCTTGCGATTTTATATGTTGAGGATATATGTGATGAACAGAATGTACATACAGTAATACAACGAATAAAAGATATACAATTTGATCAAATCAGTGATAGCTCTTTTATTTCACAGATGATCTCAGATAATCACAATTCACCTTTCCCGCAGCTTTTGGATACAGAACGCCCTGACAGGGTCTCATCTATACTTGCTGAAGGAAAGATTGGGATTATTGTAGATGGTTCTCCTCATGTACTAATTGGACCAACTACATTAGTTGAATTTTTTTCAGCTTTTGATGACTATTTTTATAATTGGCTTAGTGCCTCATTTTTTCGTTTAATTCGTCTATTTGCAGTTGCATTCTCGATATTGGTAACACCTGTTTATGTAGCGGCTTTAACTTATCATTATGAATTAATCCCAAGTGATTTATTAAACACTCTTATCTCATCTCGTAGGGATGTTCCGTTGCCACCTATATTAGAAGCATTATTTTTGGAATTAACAATTGAATTATTAAGAGAGGCAGGAGCGAGATTGCCAACGAAGGTTGGTCAGACAATTGGTATCGTTGGAGGGATTGTTATCGGAACAGCTTCAGTTGAGGCTGGTTTAACGAGTAACATTTTGCTTATTATTGTAGCTCTATCTGCACTAGCTTCATTTACAACACCAATTTATGCTATGGGTAATACGATCCGGATGCTTAGATTTCCATTTTTACTCTTTGCACAATGGTTTGGTTTGCTTGGCATAGTTATATGCTTTAGTTTTTTGACAGCACATTTGTTAAGGTTAACATCTTTAGGAAGACCTTTTTTAGAGCCAATTTATCCACCCAGAACAATTGATATGAAGGATGCCCTTATCAGGCTCCCATTTTCATTAATGTCAAAACGACCACAACAATTACGTACTAATAAACCAAAGCGTTTTTCATCTGAAAATGCTAAAAAGAACAAAGACATCGATGAGTAAGTGAGGTGAAAGGTCTATGATTAAAATTGCAGAGCGCTTTCAGGTATCGCATTTTTTGGTGTTTTATTTAATCCATTCACTGCAATTCGGAGTAGGTGTATTAGGGTTTCAACGAATAATTGCAGAAAACTCTGGAAGAGATGCTTGGATTGCTGTTATTTTGTCAGGCCTACTCGTACATGCTTCCTTATGGATGATTTACCGAATTTTACAGAATTCTAACGGTAATATTGTGACGGTTCATAAGGAGATATTTGGAAAATGGGTTGGTGGATTTTTTAGCATTCTTTTATCGTTGTATTTTAGTCTTATGGCGATCACTGTACTTAGAACCTATGTTGAAATTCTTGAGGTATGGATGTTTCCTGACATTAATATCTGGGTGTTTTCATTTATCTTTTTTTTGTTAGTCTATTACATAATTAGTGGTGGTTTTCGAGTTGTAACAGGAATAAGTTTTTTTGGAGTAGTGTTGCCTTTTTATCTACTTTTTACATTCTTATTCCCACTCCAATTTGCTGATATAAAGAATTTATTTCCGATATTTGATCATTCAGTAAAAGATATAGCCATATCAACTAAAAAGATGTCATTAACGATAATTGGCTTTGAAGCACTGCTTGTTTATTATCCATTTATAAAAAATATTCAAAAATCAAAAAAATGGGCGCATCTAGCAGTTGCCTTTAGTACGTTTGTATATACCTTTATTTGTATCATTACAATCATTTATTTTAGTGAGGAACAGCTTGGGAAAAATGTCTGGGCTACTTTAACAATATGGAAAATTATTGAATTACCGTTTGTTGAGAGATTTGAATACATAGGAATTGCTAATTGGAGTATTATTATCCTACCAAATATTTGTTTATCTTTCTGGGCTGCAAGTCGTTGTTTAAAAGATGCATTTGCATTTAATCAAAAATATTCCCTCCTTTTCGTGCTTATGATTGCATATTTTTGTGTGAATTTCTATCAAACACGAGCAGAAATTAGTTTAATAAATGATATCATTGGTCAAATAGGTTTTTATATTATGTTTGTCTATATTCCAATCATATTTTTTCTTACTTTCATCATTCGAAAAGTTCGCAAAGGAAAGGAGAAAATTTAATGAAAAAATTCTTCCTTTTAGTTATTATTCTTCTATTAACAGGTTGTGTGGAGAAGGAAATAATTGATGATGTAAATCTGATTACTGTTACTGGTTTTGATAAATCCGAGGATAATCGTATTGAAGGAACTGCTATTATCAACACCTATTTGAAGGATCAGCCAGTACAAGATTATAAATTAGAGGGAAAGTCTGAAATGAGTAGAGACATTATTTCAGATATGCAAAAAAAGTCCCCAGATCCACTAGTGCTAGGTAAGTTACAAATTGTCTTATTTGGTGAAGAGTTATCAAAGTCTGGAGTAACGGATCTTGTTGATACACTACAACGTGATGCTTCAATCAGTGAAAGGCTTTTATTAGCTGTTACGAGAGGGGATTCTAAAAATATTTTAGGAGCAGACTTTGGAACTCAAGGTGCTTCAAGATTTTTATCAGACTTAATCATGCAAAATAAACTATATCGTGATTTACCAAGAACAAATTTACATTTGTTTTTGTTTCAATATTATTCCAAAGGGCAGGATCCTTACTTGCCGATTCTTAAAAATAATAATAATGGCATTGAAATTGATGGTTTAGCATTATTTGATAATGTAAAGCTAGTTGGTGAGATATCAAATGATAAATTACTTTTCTTTAAGGTATTAGCTGATCAATACTCGAAAGGTTCATATACCTTAAACCTTTCAGAATCAG encodes:
- a CDS encoding YkvS family protein, whose product is MKIAKVGSIIEFREGLTGVVEKVNENSVIVDLTYMENFRDLDLDRRTVVNHKNYKIVKDSFS
- a CDS encoding patatin-like phospholipase family protein translates to MMTGAGLVLEGGGMRGIYTAGVLEYFMEQELYFPYVIGVSAGACFGASYLSRQKGRNRKVNIDYITHPNYLSFQNFLKHRQLFGMDFLFDEMPKRIVPFDFDMFYRGSEEFVVATTDCHTGLPHYFNRADYGKDLLTIIRASSSLPFIAPIVEYNGKALLDGGIVDSIPIKKAESDGNKKNVVILTKEGSYIKKKSNIRWLLNRSYRKYPKLIEAVLTRYEMYNETVAYIEKQEKNGSAFVIRPSNNLKVGRIERNPKKLEHLYSLGMQDARREFARLKSWLQD
- a CDS encoding cell wall hydrolase; its protein translation is MSAPQSKASAATTHQVQSGDTFWLIGKKHGVSVKSLMSTNKKSTPLLLVGEKLVIPQTITAAEKDLLARLVHAEAKGESYAGKVAVASVVLNRVDSELFPNDIKSVIHQKDQGYYAFSPVQDGAINEPADAKSKEAVQEALAFRGMGNHSLYFYNPKTAKSTWITSREVTVRIGNHVFAK
- a CDS encoding spore germination protein, coding for MDKMKYESGKDKPSLATVFARFRMSSDFLQYQDGTNHVKYWVSYIRTLVDVQTLQQTIMPFLKSDQWKTLEELKKGIPIENIILTIDTDVIKEKLLEGYIVVCLSEYGLPCALVKATINKARDVSLPEVEFSVVGPKEAFVESIESNINLIRKRVTSDKLRIFEMKVGDLSNTKLAILYVEDICDEQNVHTVIQRIKDIQFDQISDSSFISQMISDNHNSPFPQLLDTERPDRVSSILAEGKIGIIVDGSPHVLIGPTTLVEFFSAFDDYFYNWLSASFFRLIRLFAVAFSILVTPVYVAALTYHYELIPSDLLNTLISSRRDVPLPPILEALFLELTIELLREAGARLPTKVGQTIGIVGGIVIGTASVEAGLTSNILLIIVALSALASFTTPIYAMGNTIRMLRFPFLLFAQWFGLLGIVICFSFLTAHLLRLTSLGRPFLEPIYPPRTIDMKDALIRLPFSLMSKRPQQLRTNKPKRFSSENAKKNKDIDE
- a CDS encoding GerAB/ArcD/ProY family transporter; amino-acid sequence: MIKIAERFQVSHFLVFYLIHSLQFGVGVLGFQRIIAENSGRDAWIAVILSGLLVHASLWMIYRILQNSNGNIVTVHKEIFGKWVGGFFSILLSLYFSLMAITVLRTYVEILEVWMFPDINIWVFSFIFFLLVYYIISGGFRVVTGISFFGVVLPFYLLFTFLFPLQFADIKNLFPIFDHSVKDIAISTKKMSLTIIGFEALLVYYPFIKNIQKSKKWAHLAVAFSTFVYTFICIITIIYFSEEQLGKNVWATLTIWKIIELPFVERFEYIGIANWSIIILPNICLSFWAASRCLKDAFAFNQKYSLLFVLMIAYFCVNFYQTRAEISLINDIIGQIGFYIMFVYIPIIFFLTFIIRKVRKGKEKI
- a CDS encoding Ger(x)C family spore germination protein; the protein is MKKFFLLVIILLLTGCVEKEIIDDVNLITVTGFDKSEDNRIEGTAIINTYLKDQPVQDYKLEGKSEMSRDIISDMQKKSPDPLVLGKLQIVLFGEELSKSGVTDLVDTLQRDASISERLLLAVTRGDSKNILGADFGTQGASRFLSDLIMQNKLYRDLPRTNLHLFLFQYYSKGQDPYLPILKNNNNGIEIDGLALFDNVKLVGEISNDKLLFFKVLADQYSKGSYTLNLSESGEKAGIKSISTSRKLNLVSTEPLKVEISVHIEGFINEYTGKKITPKVVKDVTKSFKDEVEKESLVLIEKFKELKIDPLGIGDDIRSQSRSFNIDEWRDRIQELTVDVKADVVISETGVID